One genomic window of Quercus lobata isolate SW786 chromosome 9, ValleyOak3.0 Primary Assembly, whole genome shotgun sequence includes the following:
- the LOC115959593 gene encoding pentatricopeptide repeat-containing protein At4g16470-like isoform X1: MKYFLIPTLSAFTSHLPKTAHLGLLSLASKSFPRNPTIFLPLKPTTFSPTCSIHSIQSRGVHTEQLTPPSPPGEIHVIVGPMFAGKTTTLLRRIQSESSNGSFQVERYKSYLQLDETLKGLCISGRLREAVGLLCTIGVRVEPRTYALLLQECIFRKEYKKGRRIHALMVVVGYDPNEYLKTKLLILYVKSGDLGTAHVLFDNLWEKSLVSWNAMIAGYVQRGLEEVGLNLYYKMRQTGFIPDQYTFVSVFRACATLATLEHGKQAHGVMIKCQIRENVVVNSALMDMYFKCSSLSDGHWVFDKSLNRNVVMWTALISGYGQHGKVAEVLESFHRMKTEGFKPNYVTFLSVLSACSHGGLLDEGWAYFSSMTKDYGIQPRGQHYAAIVDLLGRAGQLQEAYEFVLNSPCKEHSVIWGALLGACRVHGDMNLVKLAAKKFFELEPENPGKYVVLSNAYATFGFWENAAEVRAVMRESGIIKEPGYSRIEVQNGSQFFFKGDKQSKELYELIREMTCISKDADYVPDLSDN; the protein is encoded by the exons atGAAGTACTTCCTGATCCCAACGTTGTCAGCCTTCACTTCTCACCTCCCCAAAACCGCTCATCTTGGCCTCCTTTCCTTGGCCTCAAAATCCTTTCCACGCAACCCCACAATTTTCCTTCCCCTAAAACCCACAACCTTTTCTCCCACATGTTCCATTCATTCAATCCAAAGTCGTGGCGTGCACACGGAGCAACTGACTCCGCCGTCGCCTCCCGGAGAGATTCACGTGATCGTTGGCCCCATGTTCGCTGGAAAAACCACCACCCTTCTTCGCAGAATTCAATCTGAGAGCAGCAATGGCAG CTTTCAGGTTGAGCGTTACAAGAGCTACCTCCAATTGGATGAAACATTAAAGGGTCTTTGTATTTCGGGAAGATTGAGGGAAGCTGTGGGACTGTTGTGCACTATTGGAGTACGAGTGGAACCAAGAACCTATGCTCTTCTATTGCAGGAATGCATATTTAGAAAAGAGTATAAGAAGGGGAGAAGAATCCATGCACTAATGGTTGTTGTTGGTTATGATCCCAATGAGTATTTGAAGACTAAATTGTTGATATTGTATGTGAAATCAGGGGATCTAGGAACTGCTCACGTTCTATTTGATAATTTGTGGGAGAAAAGCTTGGTTTCATGGAATGCAATGATTGCAGGGTATGTGCAAAGGGGGCTTGAAGAAGTGGGGTTAAATCTTTATTACAAGATGAGACAGACTGGTTTTATTCCAGACCAGTATACCTTTGTATCAGTCTTCAGAGCTTGTGCCACTTTAGCAACACTTGAGCATGGGAAACAGGCCCATGGTGTCATGATCAAGTGTCAAATTAGGGAAAATGTGGTAGTCAATAGTGCCCTTATGGACATGTACTTTAAATGCAGTAGTTTATCTGATGGGCATTGGGTATTTGACAAGTCTTTAAATAGGAATGTTGTTATGTGGACTGCTTTAATCTCTGGCTATGGTCAGCATGGAAAAGTTGCAGAGGTTTTGGAATCTTTTCATAGGATGAAAACTGAAGGTTTCAAACCAAATTATGTTACTTTTCTTTCAGTTCTTTCTGCTTGCAGCCATGGAGGTTTGCTTGATGAGGGTTGGGCATATTTCTCATCTATGACCAAAGATTATGGAATTCAGCCAAGAGGGCAGCATTATGCAGCTATAGTTGATCTTTTAGGGCGTGCTGGCCAGTTACAAGAGGCGTATGAGTTTGTTCTGAATTCACCTTGTAAGGAGCACTCAGTGATATGGGGTGCTTTGCTTGGGGCTTGTAGGGTTCATGGAGACATGAACTTGGTAAAGCTTGCagcaaagaaattttttgaattggaACCCGAAAATCCTGGAAAATATGTGGTCTTGTCTAATGCTTATGCCACctttgggttttgggaaaatGCTGCAGAGGTCAGGGCTGTGATGCGGGAATCAGGGATCATAAAGGAGCCTGGTTATAGCAGAATAGAAGTTCAAAATGGGTCCCAATTCTTCTTCAAGGGTGATAAACAATCTAAGGAGCTATATGAGTTGATCAGAGAAATGACTTGTATTTCAAAGGATGCAGATTATGTTCCTGATCTAAGTGACAACTAA
- the LOC115959593 gene encoding thymidine kinase a-like isoform X2 — translation MKYFLIPTLSAFTSHLPKTAHLGLLSLASKSFPRNPTIFLPLKPTTFSPTCSIHSIQSRGVHTEQLTPPSPPGEIHVIVGPMFAGKTTTLLRRIQSESSNGRSVAIIKSNKDTRYGLDSIVTHDGAKLPCLALPDLSSFRQKFGLDAYDQLDVIGIDEAQFFEDLYDFCREAADHDGKRVIVAGLDGNYLRRSFGSVLDIIPLADSVTKLTACCELCGKRAFFTLRKTEETQTELIGGADVYMPVCRQHYVSGQVVKEAAKTVLESQNVQCVSYA, via the exons atGAAGTACTTCCTGATCCCAACGTTGTCAGCCTTCACTTCTCACCTCCCCAAAACCGCTCATCTTGGCCTCCTTTCCTTGGCCTCAAAATCCTTTCCACGCAACCCCACAATTTTCCTTCCCCTAAAACCCACAACCTTTTCTCCCACATGTTCCATTCATTCAATCCAAAGTCGTGGCGTGCACACGGAGCAACTGACTCCGCCGTCGCCTCCCGGAGAGATTCACGTGATCGTTGGCCCCATGTTCGCTGGAAAAACCACCACCCTTCTTCGCAGAATTCAATCTGAGAGCAGCAATGGCAG AAGTGTGgcaataataaaatcaaataaggATACAAGATATGGATTGGATTCGATCGTGACACATGATGGGGCGAAATTGCCATGCTTGGCCTTACCTGATTTGTCATCATTTAGACAAAAGTTTGGTCTTGATGCATATGATCAG TTAGATGTGATTGGTATTGATGAAGCTCAATTCTTTGAGGACCTTTATGATTTCTGTCGTGAAGCTGCTGATCATGATGGCAAAAGAGTAATAGTTGCTGGACTAGATGGTAATTATTTAAG GAGGAGCTTTGGTTCTGTGCTGGATATAATTCCCCTGGCTGATTCCGTGACCAAATTAACTGCTTGCTGTGAACTTTGCGGTAAACGTGCTTTCTTCACCTTAAGGAAAACAGAGGAGACACAGACTGAACTGATTGGTGGGGCTGATGTCTACATGCCTGTGTGTCGGCAGCACTATGTCAGTGGACAAGTAGTCAAGGAAGCTGCAAAGACTGTCCTGGAATCTCAAAATGTTCAGTGTGTCTCTTATGCATAG
- the LOC115960873 gene encoding dehydration-responsive element-binding protein 2A-like has translation MVMDNPDPDQKKRKRKNSRESVAETLAKWKEKNTAQFASCGAPKVQAKGSKKGCCVKGKGGPENSLCHYRGVRQRTWGKWVAEIREPNGGKKLWLGTFGTAVDAASAYDEAASTMYGSSARLNFPDITSHTSPMESVKDCCWTSSESVPYSMGSPVGSESTTAANPSEYCADEDALYYPVTEANMPSLVGTEAEGESTGVSEFCADEGTLYYPVTEAKDDSTNYFGDNGQENLLDCSENENFMYEIMALLNDPVGNTDSVLGFGYDADQLGLGKF, from the coding sequence ATGGTCATGGACAATCCTGATCCTGAtcagaagaagaggaagaggaagaataGTAGAGAGTCTGTGGCTGAGACACTGGCGaagtggaaagaaaaaaatactgCCCAGTTTGCGTCTTGTGGGGCTCCTAAAGTTCAAGCCAAAGGGTCAAAGAAAGGGTGTTGTgtgaaaggaaaaggaggaCCTGAAAACTCACTGTGCCATTACCGAGGGGTTAGGCAGAGGACATGGGGTAAGTGGGTGGCGGAGATTCGTGAGCCAAATGGTGGAAAAAAACTCTGGCTAGGGACTTTTGGGACTGCCGTTGATGCTGCGTCCGCGTATGACGAAGCTGCTTCAACAATGTATGGTTCCTCTGCTCGACTTAACTTTCCAGATATCACAAGTCACACGTCCCCAATGGAATCTGTTAAGGATTGCTGCTGGACTTCCTCTGAGTCGGTCCCGTATTCAATGGGAAGTCCTGTGGGATCTGAATCCACAACTGCGGCAAACCCTTCTGAGTATTGTGCTGATGAGGATGCTCTGTATTATCCTGTCACTGAAGCCAACATGCCAAGTTTGGTGGGGACAGAGGCCGAGGGTGAGTCTACTGGTGTGTCTGAGTTTTGTGCTGATGAGGGTACTCTGTATTATCCTGTCACAGAAGCTAAGGATGACTCTACAAACTATTTTGGGGATAATGGACAGGAGAACTTGCTGGACTGttcagaaaatgaaaattttatgtatgaaaTTATGGCTCTATTAAACGATCCTGTTGGCAACACAGATTCAGTGCTGGGTTTTGGTTATGATGCTGATCAACTTGGATTGGGGAAATTTTAG
- the LOC115959174 gene encoding thymidine kinase a-like isoform X1, protein MSIVRTPCPPFPKPFPCNHTIFLPLKATTFSPTCSIHSIQSCGMHVELLTPPVSFGEIHVIVGPMFDRKTTTLLCRIESESSNGRSVAIVKSNKDTRYGLDSIVTHDGAKLPCLALPDLSSFRRKFGLEAYDQLDVIGIEEAQFFEDLYDFCREAAAHDGKRVIVAGLDGNYLRRSFGSVLDIIPLADFVTKLTAHCELCGKCAFFTLRKTEETQTELIGAADVYMPVSVALCQRTSSQGRCKDCPGISKRSVCLLCIVQLRKTMETQTELIGLSTCLCVSSTMSADK, encoded by the exons ATGTCTATAGTTCGAACCCCATGTCCCCCCTTCCCCAAACCCTTTCCATGCAACCACACAATTTTCCTTCCCCTAAAAGCCACAACCTTTTCTCCTACTTGTTCCATTCATTCAATCCAAAGTTGTGGCATGCACGTGGAGCTGCTGACTCCTCCTGTGTCTTTTGGAGAGATTCACGTGATTGTTGGCCCCATGTTTGACAGAAAAACTACCACCCTTCTTTGCAGAATTGAATCTGAGAGCAGCAATGGCAG AAGTGTGGCAATAGTAAAATCGAATAAGGATACAAGATATGGATTGGATTCAATTGTGACACATGATGGGGCAAAATTGCCATGCTTGGCCTTACCTGATTTGTCATCATTCAGACGAAAGTTTGGTCTTGAGGCATATGATCAG TTAGATGTGATTGGTATTGAAGAAGCTCAATTCTTTGAGGACCTTTATGATTTCTGTCGTGAAGCTGCTGCTCATGATGGCAAAAGAGTAATAGTTGCTGGATTAGATGGTAATTATTTAAG GAGGAGCTTTGGTTCTGTGCTGGATATAATTCCCCTGGCTGATTTTGTGACCAAATTAACTGCTCACTGTGAACTTTGCGGTAAATGTGCTTTCTTCACCTTAAGGAAAACAGAGGAGACACAGACTGAACTGATTGGTGCGGCTGATGTCTACATGCCTGTGTCGGTAGCACTATGTCAGCGGACAAGTAGTCAAGGAAGGTGCAAAGACTGTCCTGGAATCTCAAAGCGTTCAGTGTGTCTCTTATGCATAGTTCAACTAAGGAAAACAATGGAGACACAGACCGAACTGATTGGTCTGTCTACATGCTTGTGTGTCAGCAGCACTATGTCAGCAGATAAGTAG
- the LOC115959174 gene encoding thymidine kinase-like isoform X2: protein MSIVRTPCPPFPKPFPCNHTIFLPLKATTFSPTCSIHSIQSCGMHVELLTPPVSFGEIHVIVGPMFDRKTTTLLCRIESESSNGRSVAIVKSNKDTRYGLDSIVTHDGAKLPCLALPDLSSFRRKFGLEAYDQLDVIGIEEAQFFEDLYDFCREAAAHDGKRVIVAGLDGGALVLCWI from the exons ATGTCTATAGTTCGAACCCCATGTCCCCCCTTCCCCAAACCCTTTCCATGCAACCACACAATTTTCCTTCCCCTAAAAGCCACAACCTTTTCTCCTACTTGTTCCATTCATTCAATCCAAAGTTGTGGCATGCACGTGGAGCTGCTGACTCCTCCTGTGTCTTTTGGAGAGATTCACGTGATTGTTGGCCCCATGTTTGACAGAAAAACTACCACCCTTCTTTGCAGAATTGAATCTGAGAGCAGCAATGGCAG AAGTGTGGCAATAGTAAAATCGAATAAGGATACAAGATATGGATTGGATTCAATTGTGACACATGATGGGGCAAAATTGCCATGCTTGGCCTTACCTGATTTGTCATCATTCAGACGAAAGTTTGGTCTTGAGGCATATGATCAG TTAGATGTGATTGGTATTGAAGAAGCTCAATTCTTTGAGGACCTTTATGATTTCTGTCGTGAAGCTGCTGCTCATGATGGCAAAAGAGTAATAGTTGCTGGATTAGATG GAGGAGCTTTGGTTCTGTGCTGGATATAA